From Halorubrum salinarum, the proteins below share one genomic window:
- a CDS encoding DUF5808 domain-containing protein: MGDKPSSGEILGIPYNFERPSLGRLLSSYWQPGKGMLVEKPFGIGYTLNLANWRSWIVLAVAGGLYYQQQSAGVDASGGSDEDAADDGDGPVEVIVDDD, translated from the coding sequence ATGGGAGACAAACCGTCGTCGGGAGAGATTCTCGGTATTCCGTACAACTTCGAGCGTCCGAGCCTCGGGCGCCTGCTGTCGTCGTACTGGCAGCCCGGCAAGGGCATGCTCGTCGAGAAGCCGTTCGGCATCGGCTACACCCTGAACCTCGCCAACTGGCGGTCGTGGATCGTCCTCGCGGTCGCCGGCGGGCTCTACTACCAGCAGCAGTCGGCCGGCGTCGACGCGTCCGGCGGGTCCGACGAGGACGCCGCGGACGACGGCGACGGGCCGGTCGAAGTGATCGTCGACGACGACTGA
- a CDS encoding sensor histidine kinase has product MKYNPELLYGRSATALTAAYLCVAAAFTVAVDLATASAVGSVADWTPARLVGDLLLVVGSGGLLYGAVTHHRHRAETARRDLETSNQQLQVLSRVFRHNVRNDLNVIQGYTDLLADRIDDERSRECLETIRETTDDVVEISEKLRVVEDASSEPPDGRVDLVDAVHEAVEVVDADGAAVTVETPSEAWIRADDSVAFPIREVFENAVTHNDGATRRVAATIRENGTTTCLEVTDNGPGIPPDERAVLQAEEETPLSHASSIGLWLVKWMCETQGGTVRFDATDDGTTVRLRFESAAPPATPVR; this is encoded by the coding sequence ATGAAATATAATCCGGAACTGCTCTACGGGCGGTCGGCGACGGCGCTCACGGCGGCGTACCTCTGCGTCGCGGCGGCGTTCACGGTCGCGGTCGACCTCGCGACCGCGTCCGCGGTCGGATCCGTCGCCGACTGGACGCCGGCGCGCCTCGTCGGCGACCTGCTGCTCGTCGTCGGGTCCGGCGGGCTCCTGTACGGCGCGGTCACGCACCACCGCCACCGGGCGGAGACCGCCCGCCGGGACCTCGAAACCTCCAACCAGCAGCTACAGGTGCTGAGCCGCGTGTTCCGACACAACGTGCGAAACGACCTCAACGTGATCCAGGGGTACACCGACCTGCTCGCCGACCGGATCGACGACGAGCGGAGCCGGGAGTGCCTGGAGACGATCCGAGAGACGACCGACGACGTCGTCGAGATCAGCGAGAAGCTCCGCGTCGTCGAGGACGCCTCGTCCGAGCCGCCGGACGGCCGCGTCGACCTCGTCGACGCGGTCCACGAGGCGGTCGAGGTCGTCGACGCCGACGGCGCCGCCGTCACCGTCGAGACGCCCTCCGAGGCGTGGATCCGCGCGGACGACTCGGTCGCGTTCCCGATCCGCGAGGTGTTCGAGAACGCGGTCACCCACAACGACGGGGCGACGCGCCGCGTCGCTGCCACGATCCGCGAGAACGGAACGACCACCTGTCTGGAGGTGACCGACAACGGCCCGGGGATCCCTCCGGACGAGCGCGCGGTGTTACAGGCCGAAGAGGAGACGCCGCTCTCGCACGCGAGCAGCATCGGCCTGTGGCTCGTCAAGTGGATGTGCGAGACGCAGGGCGGCACCGTCCGGTTCGACGCGACGGACGACGGGACCACGGTCCGGCTCCGGTTCGAGTCCGCGGCGCCGCCCGCTACTCCAGTTCGGTGA
- a CDS encoding DUF7573 domain-containing protein has translation MTEDRSLDDFAEAAAGDGDAARTGSDAEPDPVDPDGAKPDSGDLDGAADADPAVATSTWHADGAACDRCGERVHRRWREADAFVCADCASW, from the coding sequence ATGACGGAGGACCGCTCGCTCGACGACTTCGCCGAGGCGGCCGCCGGCGACGGCGACGCCGCGAGAACCGGTAGCGACGCGGAGCCCGACCCGGTCGACCCCGACGGCGCGAAACCCGACTCCGGCGACCTCGACGGCGCGGCCGACGCCGACCCCGCCGTCGCCACGTCGACGTGGCACGCCGACGGCGCGGCGTGCGACCGGTGCGGCGAGCGGGTCCACCGCCGGTGGCGGGAGGCGGACGCCTTCGTCTGCGCCGACTGTGCCTCCTGGTGA
- a CDS encoding bifunctional N(6)-L-threonylcarbamoyladenine synthase/serine/threonine protein kinase, with amino-acid sequence MRVLGIEGTAWCASAALYDAETDSVLIESDPYEPDSGGIHPREAAEHMSEAIPEVVDRVLTAAEAEHGPDAVDAVAFSRGPGLGPCLRIVGTAARSLAGTLGVPLVGVNHMVAHLEIGRHRSGFDNPVCLNASGANAHLLGYHDGRYRVLGETMDAGVGNAIDKFTRHVGWSHPGGPKVEAAAAEFAGDGDDSAPDLLDLPYVVKGMDFSFSGISSAANDAADDGVPVEEVCFSLQEHVFAMLTEVSERALSLTGADELVLGGGVAQNDRLREMLAAMCEARGADFHAPEPRFLRDNAGMIAVLGAKMAAAGDAIPVPESAVDPNFRPDQVPVTWRDGESVARGAAGSAATATTSDPDADRRGAEATVTVEDAGDDRRVVKRRVEKSYRHPELDRTLRRDRTVAEARLTSEARRAGVPTPLVYDIDLADATLTLQYVGERDLATALDERSTEAVGRHLARLHGAGIVHGDPTTRNVRVSPDEEGSAAADDESAPSPATYLIDFGLGFHTGHVEDHAMDLHVFEGSIRATATDPDPLIAAFEAGYEAVGDGEVLDRLRDVADRGRYR; translated from the coding sequence ATGCGCGTTCTCGGCATCGAGGGTACCGCGTGGTGCGCGAGCGCCGCGCTGTACGACGCCGAGACCGACTCAGTTCTCATCGAGTCCGATCCCTACGAGCCCGACAGCGGCGGCATTCACCCGCGCGAGGCCGCCGAGCACATGTCGGAGGCGATCCCCGAGGTCGTCGACCGCGTCCTGACCGCGGCCGAGGCGGAACACGGACCGGACGCGGTCGACGCCGTCGCCTTCTCTCGCGGCCCCGGGCTCGGCCCCTGCCTCCGGATCGTCGGGACCGCCGCGCGGTCGCTCGCCGGGACGCTCGGCGTGCCCCTCGTCGGCGTCAACCACATGGTGGCGCACCTGGAGATCGGTCGGCACCGCTCCGGGTTCGACAACCCCGTCTGCCTGAACGCCTCGGGCGCGAACGCGCACCTGCTCGGCTACCACGACGGGCGCTACCGCGTCCTCGGCGAGACGATGGACGCCGGCGTCGGCAACGCGATCGACAAGTTCACGCGCCACGTCGGCTGGAGCCACCCCGGCGGCCCGAAGGTGGAGGCGGCGGCCGCCGAGTTCGCCGGGGACGGCGACGACTCAGCTCCCGACCTCCTCGACCTGCCGTACGTCGTCAAGGGGATGGACTTCTCGTTTTCCGGTATCAGTTCGGCCGCCAACGACGCCGCCGACGACGGGGTCCCGGTCGAGGAGGTCTGCTTTTCGCTCCAGGAGCACGTGTTCGCGATGCTCACCGAGGTCTCCGAGCGCGCGCTGTCGCTGACCGGCGCCGACGAGCTCGTGCTGGGCGGCGGCGTCGCCCAGAACGACCGCCTCCGCGAGATGCTGGCCGCGATGTGCGAGGCGCGCGGCGCCGACTTCCACGCGCCCGAGCCCCGCTTCCTCCGCGACAACGCGGGGATGATCGCCGTCTTGGGCGCGAAGATGGCCGCGGCGGGTGACGCGATTCCGGTCCCGGAGTCCGCGGTCGACCCGAACTTCCGACCGGACCAAGTGCCGGTGACGTGGCGGGACGGGGAGTCGGTCGCCCGGGGAGCGGCGGGCAGCGCGGCGACAGCGACGACGAGCGACCCGGACGCGGACCGCCGCGGCGCGGAGGCGACGGTGACGGTCGAGGACGCGGGCGACGACCGTCGGGTGGTCAAGCGGCGGGTCGAGAAGTCGTACCGCCACCCCGAACTCGACCGGACGCTCAGGCGCGACCGGACCGTCGCGGAGGCGCGGCTGACGAGCGAGGCCCGCCGCGCGGGCGTCCCGACGCCGCTCGTGTACGACATCGACCTCGCGGACGCGACGCTGACGCTCCAGTACGTCGGCGAGCGCGACCTCGCGACCGCGCTCGACGAGCGCTCGACCGAGGCGGTCGGTCGCCACCTCGCCCGGCTTCACGGCGCGGGGATCGTCCACGGCGATCCGACGACGCGGAACGTGCGCGTGTCGCCCGACGAGGAAGGGAGCGCGGCCGCGGACGACGAGTCCGCACCGTCGCCGGCGACGTACCTCATCGACTTCGGGCTCGGCTTCCACACCGGCCACGTCGAGGACCACGCGATGGACCTCCACGTGTTCGAGGGGTCGATCCGGGCGACCGCGACCGATCCCGACCCGCTGATAGCGGCGTTTGAGGCGGGGTACGAGGCGGTCGGCGACGGAGAGGTCCTCGACCGGCTCCGGGACGTGGCGGACCGCGGCCGCTACCGCTGA
- a CDS encoding DUF5809 family protein, with amino-acid sequence METRGTFAPETRAEALERYEEVGPVAQVVVREATKAMSFDADEYDERVTPEVIRTARDATFAELLAVHVGDRDEFDAWLADSEFDDAAVTQIGSDNVDNVVWHPIPFADAVIAATYQEEPDAAASTLRRNAFGRVYREEFYESGR; translated from the coding sequence ATGGAGACCAGAGGCACGTTCGCCCCCGAGACGCGCGCCGAGGCGCTCGAACGGTACGAGGAGGTCGGCCCCGTCGCGCAGGTCGTCGTCCGCGAGGCGACCAAGGCGATGTCGTTCGACGCCGACGAGTACGACGAGCGCGTCACGCCCGAGGTGATCCGGACCGCCCGCGACGCGACGTTCGCCGAGCTGCTCGCGGTCCACGTCGGCGACCGAGACGAGTTCGACGCGTGGCTCGCGGACAGCGAGTTCGACGACGCGGCCGTGACGCAGATCGGCTCCGACAACGTCGACAACGTCGTCTGGCACCCGATCCCCTTCGCGGACGCGGTGATCGCGGCGACGTACCAGGAGGAGCCGGACGCGGCCGCCAGCACCCTCCGGCGCAACGCCTTCGGACGCGTGTACCGCGAGGAGTTCTACGAGTCGGGCCGATAG
- a CDS encoding GTP-dependent dephospho-CoA kinase family protein has product MSDASDPLLTLPESLRDAFKEPLGPVTTDADALLAAADETRERHASPAEGPPRLIAVGDVVTYHLREAGRVPDAALVDGKTEREAVREEIATALAATDERRVPVENPAAALSAALLDALAEALAADEPVTIEVTGEEDLAALPAMLAAPLGSTVVYGQPGEGMVRVAVTPETRRRARELFEGLAGDVAAAYEILGVDPDGFDGTDAA; this is encoded by the coding sequence ATGAGCGACGCATCCGACCCGCTTCTCACGCTGCCCGAATCGCTGCGCGACGCGTTCAAGGAGCCGCTGGGCCCGGTGACGACGGACGCGGACGCCCTCCTTGCGGCCGCCGACGAGACCCGCGAGCGACACGCCTCGCCCGCGGAGGGGCCCCCGCGGCTGATCGCGGTCGGCGACGTTGTCACCTATCACCTCCGCGAGGCGGGCCGCGTCCCGGACGCCGCGCTGGTCGACGGGAAGACGGAGCGCGAGGCGGTCCGCGAGGAGATAGCGACCGCGCTCGCGGCGACGGACGAGCGGCGCGTCCCCGTCGAGAATCCGGCCGCTGCGCTGTCGGCGGCGCTGCTCGACGCGCTCGCCGAGGCGCTCGCGGCCGACGAGCCGGTGACGATCGAGGTGACCGGCGAGGAGGACCTGGCGGCGCTCCCGGCGATGCTCGCGGCGCCGCTCGGGTCGACCGTCGTCTACGGCCAGCCCGGCGAGGGGATGGTCCGCGTCGCGGTCACGCCCGAGACGCGGCGGCGGGCCCGGGAGCTGTTCGAGGGCCTGGCCGGCGACGTCGCGGCCGCGTACGAGATCCTCGGCGTCGACCCGGACGGGTTCGACGGCACCGACGCGGCGTGA
- a CDS encoding HVO_2753 family zinc finger protein produces the protein MSQSDSQSTPQCVSCGIQVSGMNAAQFSCPDCGATIYRCAKCRKQSNLYECHDCGFRGP, from the coding sequence ATGAGCCAGAGCGACTCTCAATCGACTCCGCAGTGCGTCTCCTGTGGAATTCAGGTGTCCGGCATGAACGCCGCGCAGTTCTCCTGTCCGGACTGCGGCGCCACCATCTACCGGTGCGCCAAGTGCCGGAAGCAGAGCAACCTCTACGAGTGCCACGACTGCGGGTTCCGGGGGCCGTAA
- a CDS encoding elongation factor 1-beta translates to MGDVAAKIKVMPNSPEVDLDDLQDRLEEELPEGAKIRGFERDDVAFGLVALLPTVIVPDGAGGTEAVEEAFSQVEDVESVTVENVGRL, encoded by the coding sequence ATGGGCGACGTCGCCGCCAAGATCAAGGTCATGCCGAACAGCCCCGAAGTCGACCTCGACGACCTCCAGGACCGCCTGGAGGAGGAGCTCCCCGAGGGCGCGAAGATCCGCGGCTTCGAGCGCGACGACGTCGCGTTCGGGCTGGTCGCGCTCCTCCCGACCGTCATCGTCCCCGACGGCGCGGGCGGCACCGAGGCCGTCGAAGAGGCGTTCTCGCAGGTCGAGGACGTCGAGTCCGTCACGGTCGAGAACGTCGGTCGCCTGTAA
- a CDS encoding translation initiation factor IF-2 subunit gamma, with protein sequence MTEANTQPEVNIGLVGHVDHGKTTLVQALSGSWTDQHSEEMKRGISIRLGYADATFRRCPGVDEPECYTVDEECDDGSESEPIRTVSFVDAPGHETLMATMLSGASIMDGAVLVVSATEDVPQAQTEEHLMALDLIGIENIVIAQNKVDLVGRDRAVDNYEQIQEFVEGTVAEDAPIVPVSAQQEVNLDLLIDAIESEIPTPERDPGESARMYAARSFDINRPGASAEDLKGGVVGGSLVSGELSVGDGLEIRPGREVDEEGQTEWRPLETTVRSLQAGNRDVDTAHPGGLLGVGTGLDPSLTKGDALAGQVAGEPGTLPPTREEFEMTVDLLDRVVGKEDDESGESDIEEISTGEPLMLTVGTATTVGAVTSARDGECEVSLKRPVCAESGAQIAINRRVGARWRLIGVGTLA encoded by the coding sequence GTGACTGAAGCCAACACACAACCGGAGGTGAACATCGGTCTCGTCGGTCACGTCGACCACGGGAAGACGACGCTGGTACAGGCGTTGTCCGGCTCGTGGACCGACCAGCACAGCGAGGAGATGAAACGCGGTATCTCGATCCGGCTGGGGTACGCGGACGCGACGTTCCGACGCTGCCCCGGTGTCGACGAGCCCGAGTGTTACACCGTCGACGAGGAGTGCGACGACGGCTCCGAGAGCGAGCCGATACGGACGGTGTCGTTCGTCGACGCGCCGGGTCACGAGACGCTGATGGCGACGATGCTCTCGGGCGCCTCGATCATGGACGGGGCGGTCCTGGTCGTGAGCGCGACGGAGGACGTCCCGCAGGCCCAGACGGAAGAGCACCTGATGGCGCTCGATCTCATCGGGATCGAGAACATCGTCATCGCGCAGAACAAGGTCGACCTGGTCGGTCGCGACCGCGCCGTCGACAACTACGAGCAGATCCAAGAGTTCGTCGAGGGCACCGTCGCGGAGGACGCGCCGATCGTCCCCGTCTCAGCCCAGCAGGAGGTCAACCTCGACCTCCTCATCGACGCCATCGAGTCCGAGATCCCGACGCCGGAGCGCGACCCGGGCGAGAGCGCCCGGATGTACGCGGCCCGCTCGTTCGACATCAACCGGCCGGGCGCGAGCGCCGAGGACCTCAAGGGCGGGGTCGTCGGCGGCTCGCTCGTCAGCGGCGAGCTGTCCGTCGGCGACGGCTTAGAGATCCGGCCGGGCCGCGAGGTCGACGAGGAGGGGCAGACCGAGTGGCGACCGCTGGAGACGACCGTCCGGTCGCTCCAGGCCGGCAACCGCGACGTCGACACCGCCCACCCCGGCGGCCTCCTCGGCGTCGGCACCGGGCTCGACCCGAGCCTGACGAAGGGCGACGCCCTCGCCGGGCAGGTCGCCGGCGAGCCGGGGACGCTCCCGCCGACCCGCGAGGAGTTCGAGATGACGGTCGACCTCCTCGACCGCGTCGTCGGCAAGGAGGACGACGAGAGCGGCGAGAGCGACATCGAGGAGATCAGCACCGGCGAGCCGCTGATGCTCACGGTCGGCACGGCGACGACGGTCGGCGCCGTCACGAGCGCGCGCGACGGCGAGTGCGAGGTGAGCCTCAAGCGGCCCGTCTGCGCCGAGTCGGGCGCCCAGATCGCGATCAACCGGCGCGTCGGCGCGCGCTGGCGGCTCATCGGCGTCGGGACGCTGGCGTAG
- the lysS gene encoding lysine--tRNA ligase, with the protein MSADDAADGAADAGSPAPDDSPHILSERAALDEGAADEGDGAAEESGEAFHAFWADVVADEIEARDPDEPIVIKGGVSPSGVAHLGNFNEIMRGYFVAEVLRDRGREVRQVFTSDDKDPLRKVPRKLANADGDIVGLGEVDAGALGRNLGKPYTEIPDPFGEAESYAAHFAGLLKADADRLNVPVEMLSNTDLYADGTFDDAVRTVLGDVERVREVLSPYQDKVDDEYVPFNPVCEACGKVTETVTGIDLDRETVEYVCTDMDAGGNTIEGCGHEGTATFREGKLPWRLEWPAQWGVLGVDFEPFGKDHAEGSWPSGVDVARNVFGEEPPVPMVYEWFTLNGEAFSSSEGNVVTVQELLDLIEPEVLRFFFALHPKKARDLDVERLDQLVDRFDRFERAYFGEVDDEDLTAFAERAYPFVVGRPDDPPTKRPIRLPYTFAAVLGMVDDPDFRERLARDEGHIPDDADDDAVDAALARVEQARNWAERTGNEYDYRLQTDLPAVEFDDDVAAALDDLADFVAAGHDGEEIQGAMYETARDHDVEVSDFFAAGYRLFFDDTQGPRLGEFLGELERDYVVDRLRREA; encoded by the coding sequence ATGAGCGCGGACGACGCGGCGGACGGAGCGGCGGACGCGGGGAGCCCCGCGCCCGACGACTCCCCGCACATCCTCTCGGAGCGGGCCGCGCTCGACGAGGGGGCCGCCGACGAGGGCGACGGCGCGGCGGAGGAGTCCGGCGAGGCCTTCCACGCGTTCTGGGCCGACGTGGTCGCCGACGAGATCGAGGCGCGCGACCCCGACGAGCCGATCGTGATCAAGGGCGGCGTCTCGCCGTCGGGCGTCGCGCACCTCGGCAACTTCAACGAGATCATGCGCGGCTACTTCGTCGCCGAGGTGCTGCGCGACCGCGGCCGCGAGGTCCGGCAGGTGTTCACCTCCGACGACAAGGACCCGCTGCGGAAGGTGCCGCGCAAGCTGGCGAACGCGGACGGCGACATCGTCGGGCTCGGCGAGGTCGACGCGGGCGCGCTCGGCCGCAACCTCGGGAAGCCGTACACTGAGATTCCGGACCCGTTCGGCGAGGCCGAGTCGTACGCGGCCCACTTCGCCGGCCTGCTGAAGGCGGACGCCGACCGCCTGAACGTCCCCGTCGAGATGCTGTCGAACACCGACCTGTACGCCGACGGGACGTTCGACGACGCGGTCCGGACGGTCCTCGGCGACGTGGAGCGCGTCCGCGAGGTGCTCTCGCCGTACCAGGACAAGGTCGACGACGAGTACGTCCCGTTCAACCCCGTCTGCGAGGCGTGCGGGAAGGTCACGGAGACGGTGACGGGGATCGACCTCGATCGTGAGACCGTCGAGTACGTCTGTACCGACATGGACGCCGGCGGCAACACCATCGAGGGGTGCGGCCACGAGGGCACCGCGACGTTCCGCGAGGGGAAGCTCCCGTGGCGGCTGGAGTGGCCCGCCCAGTGGGGCGTCCTCGGGGTCGACTTCGAGCCGTTCGGGAAGGACCACGCGGAGGGATCGTGGCCCTCGGGCGTCGACGTCGCGCGGAACGTCTTCGGCGAGGAGCCGCCCGTGCCGATGGTGTACGAGTGGTTCACGCTCAACGGCGAGGCGTTCTCCTCCTCGGAGGGGAACGTCGTCACGGTCCAGGAGCTGCTCGACCTGATCGAGCCCGAGGTGCTCCGGTTCTTCTTCGCGCTCCACCCGAAGAAGGCCCGCGACCTCGACGTCGAGCGGCTCGACCAGCTGGTCGACCGCTTCGACCGGTTCGAGCGCGCCTACTTCGGCGAGGTGGACGACGAGGACCTCACCGCCTTCGCCGAGCGCGCCTACCCCTTCGTCGTCGGGCGACCCGACGACCCGCCGACGAAGCGGCCGATCCGGCTCCCGTATACCTTCGCGGCCGTCCTCGGGATGGTCGACGACCCGGACTTCCGCGAGCGCCTCGCCCGCGACGAGGGGCACATCCCGGACGACGCCGACGACGACGCGGTCGACGCCGCGCTCGCCCGCGTGGAGCAGGCGCGGAACTGGGCCGAACGGACCGGTAACGAGTACGACTACCGGCTCCAGACCGACCTCCCGGCGGTCGAGTTCGACGACGACGTGGCGGCCGCGCTCGACGACCTCGCCGACTTCGTCGCCGCCGGACACGACGGCGAGGAGATCCAGGGGGCGATGTACGAGACCGCGCGCGACCACGATGTCGAGGTCAGCGACTTCTTCGCGGCGGGCTACCGCCTCTTCTTCGACGACACGCAAGGGCCGCGGCTCGGCGAGTTCCTCGGCGAACTGGAGCGCGACTACGTCGTCGACCGACTCCGACGGGAGGCGTAG
- the spt4 gene encoding transcription elongation factor subunit Spt4, with the protein MAEDRLACRECHHVNDPDAQTCALCGSSSLTEDWAGYVIVTDPADSQIAEEMNVSDAGAYALKVR; encoded by the coding sequence ATGGCCGAGGACCGCCTGGCGTGTCGGGAGTGCCACCACGTCAACGACCCGGACGCCCAGACCTGCGCGCTCTGCGGGTCCTCGTCGCTGACGGAGGACTGGGCGGGCTACGTCATCGTCACCGACCCCGCGGACAGCCAGATCGCGGAGGAGATGAACGTCTCCGACGCGGGCGCGTACGCGCTGAAGGTCCGGTAA
- a CDS encoding DNA-directed RNA polymerase, protein MYKRVRLKDTVEVPPKHLADVTDERVKALLQDKLEGRMDEDVGSVVSVIEVHDIGEGAVLHNRPGVYYEAEFDALTYDPDMQEVADGTVVETVEFGAFVGIGPVDGLLHVSQITDEYLTFDGANQQLASSDSDKTLGVDDAVRVRVVTKSIDERNPRDSKIGLTAKQPGLGKHEWLEGQRKHREQTGEEAD, encoded by the coding sequence ATGTACAAACGAGTTCGACTCAAGGACACGGTCGAGGTCCCGCCGAAGCACCTGGCGGACGTCACCGACGAGCGGGTGAAGGCCCTGCTCCAAGACAAGCTGGAAGGACGGATGGACGAGGACGTCGGCAGCGTCGTGAGCGTCATCGAGGTTCACGACATCGGCGAGGGCGCGGTGTTACACAACCGCCCCGGCGTCTACTACGAGGCGGAGTTCGACGCGCTCACCTACGACCCCGACATGCAGGAGGTCGCCGACGGCACCGTCGTGGAGACGGTCGAGTTCGGCGCCTTCGTCGGGATCGGGCCGGTGGACGGGCTGCTCCACGTCTCGCAGATCACCGACGAGTACCTCACGTTCGACGGCGCGAACCAGCAGCTCGCCTCGTCGGACTCCGACAAGACACTCGGCGTCGACGACGCCGTCCGCGTCCGCGTCGTGACGAAGAGCATCGACGAGCGCAACCCCCGCGACTCGAAGATCGGGCTCACGGCGAAACAGCCCGGCCTCGGCAAACACGAGTGGCTGGAAGGGCAGCGGAAACACCGCGAACAGACCGGTGAGGAGGCCGACTGA
- a CDS encoding 30S ribosomal protein S24e — MDVDIISEEENPMLHRTDIRFETTHEEATPSRLSVRDSLAAKLDKDSEEVVVHELDTKFGMRKTVGYAKVYDSAADALEVEQDHMLERNKIGGDEADAEEA; from the coding sequence ATGGACGTCGATATCATCTCCGAGGAGGAGAACCCGATGCTGCACCGCACGGACATCCGTTTCGAGACGACCCACGAGGAGGCCACCCCCTCGCGGCTGTCGGTCCGCGACTCGCTGGCCGCCAAGCTCGACAAGGACTCCGAGGAGGTCGTCGTCCACGAGCTCGACACGAAGTTCGGCATGCGCAAGACGGTCGGCTACGCGAAGGTGTACGACTCCGCGGCCGACGCCCTGGAGGTCGAGCAGGACCACATGCTCGAACGCAACAAGATCGGCGGCGACGAGGCGGACGCCGAGGAAGCGTAA
- a CDS encoding DUF5810 domain-containing protein — translation MGYACPVCDTPQRDGEHLAHHLAFTAMLHGGDHESWLDERVDDWSDREPAELAAEVTPHAEDAEYDEVFEDTVPRGRPDVGMGSGGSASGHDHAGHEHGAPADAGVPAPEQVDDPEVAEALREAREMTRKAAADADADPATDDDGDA, via the coding sequence ATGGGATACGCGTGCCCCGTCTGCGACACGCCGCAGCGCGACGGCGAACACCTCGCGCACCACCTCGCGTTCACGGCGATGCTCCACGGCGGCGACCACGAGTCGTGGCTCGACGAGCGCGTCGACGACTGGAGCGACCGGGAACCGGCCGAACTCGCCGCCGAGGTGACCCCGCACGCCGAGGACGCCGAGTACGACGAGGTGTTCGAGGACACTGTTCCTCGCGGCCGCCCGGACGTCGGGATGGGGTCGGGCGGGAGCGCGTCCGGCCACGATCACGCCGGCCACGAACACGGCGCCCCCGCGGACGCCGGCGTGCCCGCCCCCGAGCAGGTCGACGACCCCGAGGTCGCCGAGGCGCTGCGCGAGGCGCGCGAGATGACCCGGAAGGCCGCGGCCGACGCGGACGCCGACCCCGCGACCGACGACGACGGCGACGCGTAG
- a CDS encoding PIN domain-containing protein — MADDARADGPETPAAGDARTEALGGAPVVALDTSALMAPVEADLRLFEELDRVLGGYEAVVPTAVLAELDGLQGGNGAEATAASVGADLAERAEAVETDESYADDALVALAAAGRVDAVVTVDGPLANRVLAADAPVIGLRGRNTLAITEP, encoded by the coding sequence GTGGCCGACGACGCCCGCGCGGACGGTCCGGAGACCCCGGCCGCGGGCGACGCCCGAACCGAGGCCCTCGGCGGCGCGCCCGTCGTCGCGCTCGACACGAGCGCGCTGATGGCGCCGGTCGAGGCCGACCTCCGGCTGTTCGAGGAGCTGGACCGGGTCCTCGGCGGCTACGAGGCCGTGGTGCCGACGGCGGTGCTCGCGGAGCTCGACGGCCTCCAGGGCGGCAACGGCGCGGAGGCGACCGCCGCGAGCGTCGGGGCGGACCTCGCGGAGCGGGCGGAGGCGGTGGAGACTGACGAATCGTACGCCGACGACGCGCTCGTCGCCCTGGCCGCGGCCGGCCGGGTCGACGCCGTCGTCACGGTCGACGGACCCCTCGCGAACCGGGTGCTGGCCGCGGACGCACCAGTAATCGGTTTAAGGGGTCGGAACACACTGGCGATAACGGAACCCTAG